The proteins below are encoded in one region of Culicoidibacter larvae:
- a CDS encoding YopX family protein, whose product MREIKVRAYINDLGKVYDVDEIDFSGEAITIYIDEVYTRYNFRQVELLQYTGLKDKNGVEIYEGDIVQFDNLGVNLIGVIMFDDFYKQMYIKANDGLDYYVGGELITTREVIGNKFENPQLLKGEL is encoded by the coding sequence ATGATTTGGGTAAAGTCTATGATGTTGATGAAATTGACTTTAGCGGTGAAGCAATAACTATATATATTGATGAAGTATACACTAGATATAATTTTAGACAAGTTGAGCTTTTGCAATACACAGGACTAAAGGATAAAAACGGTGTAGAGATATATGAGGGAGATATTGTTCAATTTGACAACTTAGGAGTAAACCTTATAGGAGTAATTATGTTTGATGATTTTTATAAACAAATGTACATCAAAGCTAATGATGGGCTGGATTACTATGTTGGTGGTGAACTAATCACAACAAGAGAAGTAATCGGCAATAAATTCGAAAACCCACAATTGTTGAAGGGGGAGTTGTGA